The following coding sequences are from one Beggiatoa alba B18LD window:
- a CDS encoding transcriptional regulator — protein MSQESGRYAYDGLERVIHEKARLGILTSLLTHPEGILFNDLKALCALTDGNLSRHLKVLEEEGLVDINKSFQNNRPQTACSLTPTGRERFLAYLQALEKVIKDAELATQQTKAVNGKIITA, from the coding sequence ATGTCTCAAGAATCAGGTCGTTATGCATATGATGGGTTAGAACGAGTTATTCATGAAAAAGCTCGTTTAGGTATTTTAACCTCCTTACTCACCCATCCTGAAGGAATTTTATTTAATGATTTAAAAGCATTATGTGCGCTAACAGATGGCAATTTAAGTCGCCATTTAAAAGTTTTAGAAGAAGAAGGCTTAGTCGATATTAATAAAAGTTTTCAAAATAACCGCCCGCAAACCGCGTGCAGTTTAACCCCAACAGGACGAGAGCGATTTCTAGCTTACTTGCAAGCCTTAGAAAAAGTCATTAAAGATGCAGAACTTGCTACGCAACAGACTAAAGCCGTTAATGGCAAAATTATCACTGCTTAA
- a CDS encoding ferritin-like domain-containing protein codes for MHNQQQSQTWLKYFLSNQKTLKSVDWQLPDDLSPAQQTLIRQSLQAFQRGENSEGKHLLSFAQQYAHTQADAHYVDAIKLFIREEQRHALLLATYMKKWEIPTTKHNHLDHCFRALRRQFNLRFSIRVLQVAEMIADVYYTALARATQSALLKHLCHHILQDERMHLRFHAEQLAMMDWEKGIIGRITGNLLQKCLFYPTLLIIWFNYADLFRASGYDFPRYFAHCQWVLYQGINYQNAYYAQLDKPLSNLNTV; via the coding sequence ATGCACAATCAACAACAATCACAAACATGGCTTAAGTACTTTCTGAGTAATCAAAAAACCCTTAAAAGTGTTGACTGGCAATTGCCTGATGACTTATCCCCAGCCCAACAAACCCTTATCCGCCAATCGCTCCAAGCCTTTCAACGCGGTGAAAATTCTGAAGGTAAACACTTATTAAGCTTTGCCCAACAATATGCCCACACGCAAGCAGATGCGCATTACGTCGACGCGATAAAACTCTTTATCCGTGAAGAACAACGCCATGCCTTACTGCTCGCTACTTACATGAAAAAATGGGAAATTCCAACGACTAAACATAATCACTTAGATCACTGTTTCCGTGCATTACGGCGACAATTTAACCTCCGTTTCTCTATTCGTGTTCTACAGGTTGCTGAAATGATTGCCGATGTTTACTACACTGCGCTGGCACGCGCGACACAATCCGCATTGTTAAAACATCTTTGTCATCACATTTTGCAAGATGAACGAATGCATTTGCGGTTTCACGCGGAACAATTGGCAATGATGGACTGGGAAAAAGGGATTATTGGGCGGATAACAGGCAATTTATTGCAAAAATGTCTTTTTTATCCCACATTGTTAATTATTTGGTTTAACTACGCCGATTTATTTCGCGCCAGTGGTTACGATTTCCCGCGTTACTTTGCCCACTGTCAATGGGTGCTATATCAAGGGATTAATTACCAAAATGCCTATTATGCACAGTTGGATAAACCACTTTCTAACCTCAATACGGTTTAA
- a CDS encoding sugar transferase, whose translation MSYRLKRPLDIGLATVGCLLFAPVMLIIVISIYLDDRGTILFKQQRIGQYRRPFMIFKFRSMNAQGVTRVGRWLRATGLDELPQFINILRGEMTIVAPRPLTQADIVRLGWDKPAFDARWSLPSGITGLAQLYSGHSARVSAYLDKRYIEQSSLSLDSYVIVISFLINVLGKQRVRAWLRPKKFSTTLSISTASTAS comes from the coding sequence ATGTCTTACCGTTTAAAACGTCCGCTTGATATTGGTTTAGCAACCGTCGGTTGCCTACTCTTTGCCCCCGTAATGCTCATTATTGTTATCAGTATTTATTTAGATGACCGTGGCACGATTTTATTTAAACAACAACGTATTGGACAATATCGCCGACCTTTCATGATTTTCAAATTTCGCAGTATGAATGCGCAAGGCGTGACCCGTGTTGGGCGATGGTTGCGAGCAACAGGGCTGGATGAATTACCACAATTTATCAATATATTACGGGGTGAAATGACGATTGTTGCACCGCGACCATTAACCCAAGCAGATATTGTGCGTTTAGGCTGGGATAAACCCGCATTTGATGCGCGTTGGTCATTACCATCAGGCATTACAGGGCTAGCGCAATTATACAGCGGACACAGTGCACGTGTTTCTGCCTATTTAGACAAACGCTATATTGAACAATCTTCATTAAGCCTTGATAGCTATGTCATCGTTATTTCATTTCTCATAAATGTATTAGGAAAACAGCGTGTTCGTGCGTGGTTACGTCCGAAAAAATTCAGTACGACATTAAGCATATCAACGGCATCAACTGCCTCATAA
- a CDS encoding oxygenase MpaB family protein, with protein MQNDYFGSDITRKIWGDVENILLIYVGTAAEFPLTRENHWMFANLRFTENPQQRFINTFLYNQTLFFSPKQQTPQILSAIRAIHQRLEAAQETSISNKAFIEVLSMLVEYGIQGYQYLNAKPLTDKAINSYYQDMYAIAQGLHIQDFPADYVQFCTYRAKHRTNQLMNNAYTARFYQVYRDDLGSWRYWILCQFQAYFAHPQIANLLGLKRNPLFYLAYKLYPYCRNTWLLRLILRLLLKPDVVHTLTRFQHHTHTP; from the coding sequence ATGCAAAACGACTATTTTGGCAGTGACATCACGCGCAAAATTTGGGGCGACGTAGAAAATATCTTACTGATTTATGTGGGAACAGCGGCAGAATTCCCTCTGACCCGCGAAAATCATTGGATGTTTGCCAACTTGCGCTTTACCGAAAACCCACAACAACGGTTTATTAACACATTTTTGTACAATCAAACCCTATTCTTTTCCCCAAAACAGCAAACCCCACAAATTTTAAGCGCGATTCGGGCAATTCATCAGCGATTGGAAGCGGCACAAGAAACCAGTATTTCTAATAAAGCATTTATTGAAGTCTTAAGCATGTTAGTTGAATACGGTATTCAAGGTTATCAATATTTAAACGCTAAACCATTAACTGATAAAGCAATTAATAGCTACTATCAAGATATGTATGCCATTGCACAAGGCTTACATATTCAAGATTTTCCTGCCGATTATGTCCAATTTTGTACTTATCGCGCTAAACATCGCACTAATCAATTAATGAATAATGCTTACACCGCCCGTTTTTATCAAGTTTATCGTGATGATTTAGGCAGTTGGCGATATTGGATACTGTGCCAGTTTCAAGCCTATTTTGCACATCCACAAATTGCTAACCTGTTAGGTTTAAAACGTAATCCCTTATTTTATCTTGCCTATAAACTATATCCTTACTGTCGCAATACGTGGCTACTGCGTTTAATCCTGCGTTTATTGCTAAAACCTGATGTTGTTCACACCTTAACCCGTTTTCAACATCACACTCATACCCCCTAA
- a CDS encoding DJ-1/PfpI family protein — protein sequence MMSAKKILLLAGDYVEDYEIMVPFQALTMVGHIVHAVCPQKKQGDIVRTAIHDFEGDQTYSEKVGHNFTLNATFADIKASDYDALLIPGGRAPEYLRLNPDIITIVKHFAETNKPIAAVCHGAQILTAAGVVSGKSCSAYPAVAPEINNTGGCWVDIAVTDAYVDGNLVTAPAWPAHPQWLAKFLELLGTKITL from the coding sequence ATGATGAGTGCTAAAAAAATTCTGCTTTTAGCGGGTGATTATGTTGAAGATTATGAAATCATGGTACCGTTCCAAGCCCTAACCATGGTAGGGCACATTGTCCACGCCGTTTGTCCCCAGAAAAAACAAGGTGATATTGTTCGAACTGCTATCCATGATTTTGAAGGCGACCAAACCTACAGCGAAAAAGTCGGGCATAATTTCACCCTCAACGCCACCTTTGCCGATATTAAAGCCAGTGACTACGACGCGCTTTTAATTCCAGGGGGACGTGCGCCTGAATATTTACGCCTAAATCCTGACATTATTACAATCGTCAAACACTTCGCCGAAACCAACAAACCCATTGCTGCTGTTTGTCACGGTGCGCAAATTCTCACTGCGGCGGGCGTTGTGAGCGGTAAAAGCTGCTCGGCTTATCCTGCTGTCGCGCCAGAAATCAATAATACAGGCGGTTGCTGGGTCGATATTGCTGTGACCGATGCCTATGTCGACGGCAACTTAGTCACCGCCCCCGCATGGCCAGCCCATCCGCAATGGTTAGCAAAATTCCTTGAATTGCTGGGAACAAAAATTACGCTATAA
- a CDS encoding metallophosphoesterase family protein has protein sequence MRTAIVSDIHGNLEALKTVFIDIATRSVDRVICLGDLVEGGKYNDEVVEFIKNNQIQTVQGNHDAINPCQLKPVNQRWLDQLPTCFIEEDIIFTHISPRKKKENIIDYIEAWNIFDETTYRLCFVGHLHFPCLYGSQCEFFGESQTYVVDHGRYDLALDNRYVICFGAIGYPRRGGLFIRYGIYDSKTHSLEFIKLEGTLLPYGLCEDLF, from the coding sequence ATGAGAACAGCAATTGTGTCAGATATTCACGGTAATCTTGAGGCATTAAAGACGGTTTTTATAGATATAGCAACGAGGTCTGTTGATAGAGTTATTTGCCTTGGTGATTTAGTCGAGGGCGGAAAATATAACGATGAAGTTGTTGAGTTTATTAAAAATAATCAAATACAAACCGTGCAGGGTAATCATGATGCGATTAACCCTTGCCAATTAAAACCCGTTAATCAAAGATGGTTAGACCAGCTCCCGACCTGTTTTATAGAAGAAGATATTATTTTTACGCACATTAGCCCACGGAAGAAGAAAGAAAATATTATAGATTATATAGAGGCATGGAATATCTTTGATGAAACAACATACCGTCTTTGTTTTGTTGGTCATCTTCATTTCCCTTGTTTATACGGTTCACAATGTGAGTTTTTCGGAGAGTCTCAAACATATGTCGTGGATCATGGAAGGTATGATTTAGCTTTAGATAATCGATATGTTATTTGTTTTGGCGCAATCGGTTATCCACGACGTGGCGGGCTGTTTATTCGCTATGGTATTTATGACAGTAAAACCCATAGTCTTGAATTTATTAAGTTAGAAGGAACATTATTGCCTTATGGTTTATGTGAAGACCTCTTTTAG
- a CDS encoding transposase: MKKQNKKSPYTSSLTDAEWAVVEPLLNALLPKKKLTCPHKWGYRLLFDAMLYQLKNGCHWGDLPKDFPPYSTVYWHYKQWRASGVIDKLMIGLHENARTQSKKTLNIQA, translated from the coding sequence ATGAAAAAACAAAACAAAAAGAGTCCTTACACAAGTAGCCTAACAGATGCAGAATGGGCAGTGGTTGAACCCCTCTTAAATGCGTTATTGCCCAAAAAAAAGCTTACCTGTCCGCATAAATGGGGCTATCGCCTGCTATTTGATGCAATGCTTTATCAGCTCAAAAATGGCTGCCATTGGGGCGACCTTCCTAAAGACTTCCCTCCCTATTCAACGGTTTATTGGCATTATAAACAATGGCGGGCTTCGGGAGTTATCGATAAACTGATGATAGGCTTACATGAAAATGCCCGCACGCAATCAAAAAAAACGCTCAATATACAAGCCTAA
- a CDS encoding transposase: protein MKNTCLASRQSKGFCFYKATNGIKRHLAVDSLGLPLFTRCTKANINDDLGLIELFKENIDYFRNKPLEMPKTTILLDNGYHPVRIQEALEKIYPDILSKIQFELSPKPNKQEKLAQGKTGFVPVKARWVVERSNAWVERCKSLVKNFERTLENANAKLKLCFIRLMIKRIASF, encoded by the coding sequence GTGAAAAATACTTGTCTGGCGAGTCGTCAAAGTAAAGGCTTCTGCTTTTACAAAGCTACCAATGGAATTAAAAGACACTTAGCCGTTGATAGTTTAGGCTTGCCCTTGTTTACACGCTGTACAAAAGCCAATATCAATGATGACCTAGGATTGATTGAGCTGTTCAAGGAGAATATCGATTACTTCAGGAACAAACCTTTAGAGATGCCTAAAACGACAATTCTCTTGGATAATGGCTATCATCCTGTGCGTATTCAGGAAGCGTTAGAAAAAATTTATCCTGATATTCTGAGTAAAATCCAGTTTGAGTTATCTCCCAAGCCCAATAAGCAAGAAAAGTTAGCACAAGGTAAGACAGGCTTTGTACCTGTTAAAGCAAGATGGGTAGTAGAACGTTCTAATGCTTGGGTTGAGCGATGTAAGTCCTTAGTTAAGAACTTTGAACGGACTCTTGAGAATGCTAATGCTAAACTGAAACTGTGTTTTATCAGACTCATGATTAAACGAATCGCTTCTTTTTAA
- a CDS encoding formylglycine-generating enzyme family protein: MIKITAGKFLAGYNGGDPDEKPIHAVNLTRDFYIGQYEVTFAEYDLFCDATGREKPHDEGWGRDKRPVINVSWQDATDYAAWLSELTNKRYRLPTEAEWEYAARGGTKTTYWWGDDIKLNMENCLDCGDTYANQTAPVGSFTANPYGLYDMTGNVWEWIRDWYSSYSRDPKTDPYGSMIGSYRVIRGNSWEDNSRRSRPTFRGYHEPEKKTSYLGFRLVQELDNQ; this comes from the coding sequence ATGATCAAAATTACTGCGGGTAAATTCCTTGCGGGCTATAACGGCGGAGACCCTGACGAAAAACCCATACATGCGGTTAATCTCACCCGCGATTTTTATATTGGACAGTACGAAGTAACCTTTGCAGAATACGACTTATTTTGTGATGCGACAGGACGGGAAAAGCCTCACGATGAAGGTTGGGGACGCGATAAACGCCCAGTGATTAATGTGAGTTGGCAAGATGCAACTGATTATGCGGCGTGGTTAAGTGAATTGACCAATAAACGCTACCGCTTACCAACCGAAGCTGAATGGGAATATGCCGCGCGAGGCGGGACAAAAACGACTTATTGGTGGGGCGATGACATTAAGCTGAATATGGAAAACTGCTTAGATTGTGGCGATACATATGCAAATCAAACCGCTCCTGTTGGTTCATTTACCGCTAATCCTTACGGTTTATATGATATGACTGGCAATGTATGGGAATGGATACGCGACTGGTACTCATCTTATAGTCGTGACCCCAAAACAGACCCTTACGGCTCTATGATAGGCTCTTATCGCGTCATTCGTGGCAACAGTTGGGAAGACAACTCACGCCGTTCTCGCCCTACATTTCGCGGATATCATGAACCTGAAAAGAAAACATCTTACTTAGGATTTAGGCTCGTACAAGAGCTTGATAATCAATAA
- a CDS encoding O-acetylhomoserine aminocarboxypropyltransferase/cysteine synthase family protein, whose amino-acid sequence MPDREFSIETLCLHAGQIPDAATGSRATPLYQTTSYVFDSTDHAASLFNLQTFGNIYTRIMNPTTAVFEERMAALENGQAAVAVASGMAAEMVAILTLLEAGDELLSASTLYGGTYSLFNVNFRKLGIHTTFVNPDNPDNFRQAITPKTKAIYAETIGNPSCNILDIEAIANIAHEAGIPLIIDNTFATPYLCRPIDFGADIVVHSATKFIGGHGTSIGGVIIESGKFPWDNGNFSGMVEPSKGYHGVRFYETFGDFSYTMRARLEVIRTMGPALSPFNSFLFLQGLETLHVRMDRHCENALAVAQFLQEHPAIAWVNYPSLAGNKYQALAKKYLPKGASSIMTFGIKGGQAAGVKFIENVQFLSHLANVGDAKTLIIHPASTTHRQLSESEQLAAGVSPDMIRISVGIENIDDILWDIDQALKISQS is encoded by the coding sequence ATGCCCGATAGAGAATTTAGCATTGAAACCCTATGCTTACATGCAGGACAGATTCCTGATGCGGCAACGGGATCACGTGCGACCCCGTTGTATCAAACGACTTCTTATGTATTTGATAGCACAGACCATGCCGCGAGTCTGTTTAATTTGCAGACATTTGGCAATATTTACACACGGATTATGAATCCAACCACTGCCGTTTTTGAAGAACGCATGGCGGCTTTAGAAAACGGTCAGGCTGCGGTTGCGGTTGCGTCAGGCATGGCGGCGGAAATGGTAGCAATTCTGACATTGTTGGAAGCTGGGGATGAGCTGTTATCCGCGAGCACTTTATACGGGGGAACATATTCCTTATTTAATGTGAATTTTCGCAAATTAGGCATTCATACAACCTTTGTAAATCCTGATAATCCTGATAATTTTCGCCAAGCAATCACGCCTAAAACTAAAGCAATTTATGCAGAAACAATTGGGAATCCTTCTTGTAATATTTTGGATATTGAAGCCATTGCGAATATTGCGCATGAGGCGGGAATTCCTTTAATTATCGATAATACTTTTGCAACCCCATATCTATGCCGTCCGATAGATTTCGGTGCAGATATTGTTGTGCATTCCGCGACAAAATTTATTGGCGGACATGGTACTTCTATTGGTGGTGTCATTATCGAATCAGGGAAATTCCCTTGGGACAATGGTAATTTTTCTGGTATGGTTGAACCGTCTAAAGGCTATCATGGTGTGCGTTTTTATGAGACATTCGGCGATTTTAGCTACACCATGCGAGCACGTTTAGAAGTTATTCGGACGATGGGACCCGCATTAAGTCCATTTAATTCCTTTCTATTTTTACAAGGTTTAGAAACCTTACATGTCCGCATGGATAGACATTGCGAAAATGCGTTAGCCGTTGCACAGTTTTTACAAGAACATCCCGCTATTGCTTGGGTAAATTATCCCAGTTTAGCAGGCAATAAATATCAAGCATTAGCGAAAAAATACTTACCAAAAGGCGCAAGTTCTATCATGACTTTTGGGATTAAAGGCGGACAAGCAGCAGGGGTAAAGTTTATCGAGAACGTGCAATTCTTGAGTCATTTAGCCAATGTAGGCGATGCAAAAACCTTAATTATCCACCCTGCTTCTACCACGCATCGACAATTGAGCGAATCGGAACAATTAGCAGCGGGTGTCAGTCCCGATATGATACGAATTTCAGTCGGTATTGAAAATATTGATGATATTCTGTGGGATATAGACCAAGCCTTAAAGATTTCACAATCATGA
- a CDS encoding phosphoadenylyl-sulfate reductase: protein MTARFTDEQIQTYAADYASQSPKAILQLALQHYENIAIAFSGAEDVVLIDMVYQLLKKSVTVFCLDTGRLHPETYRFLETVRTHYHCDLNILTPETSALERFVKEKGLFSFLQDGHQECCGIRKVAPLKRQLSQLDAWITGQRKDQSLDTRAQLAVIEKDNAFSTAEKTLVKFNPLANWTSVQVWNYIQLYEVPYNPLHEKGFVSIGCEPCTRPVLPHQHEREGRWWWEAGTKKECGLHASNLATPTKST, encoded by the coding sequence ATGACTGCCCGCTTCACAGACGAACAAATTCAAACCTATGCGGCTGATTATGCCAGCCAATCCCCTAAAGCAATTCTACAACTTGCATTACAACATTATGAAAATATAGCGATTGCCTTCAGTGGGGCTGAAGATGTCGTCCTTATCGACATGGTCTATCAACTGCTTAAAAAATCCGTTACGGTTTTCTGTTTAGATACAGGACGTTTACACCCTGAAACTTATCGCTTTTTAGAAACAGTTCGTACCCATTACCACTGCGATTTAAACATACTCACCCCTGAAACGAGCGCATTAGAACGGTTTGTCAAAGAAAAAGGCTTATTCAGCTTTCTACAAGACGGACATCAAGAATGCTGTGGCATCCGCAAAGTTGCACCACTTAAACGCCAACTGAGCCAACTCGACGCATGGATAACAGGACAACGCAAAGACCAAAGCCTAGACACTCGTGCACAACTTGCCGTCATTGAAAAAGACAACGCATTTTCTACCGCAGAAAAAACCTTAGTCAAATTTAACCCGCTTGCTAACTGGACATCCGTCCAAGTGTGGAACTACATCCAACTCTATGAAGTTCCTTATAATCCTTTACACGAAAAAGGCTTTGTTAGCATCGGCTGTGAACCCTGTACCCGCCCTGTTTTACCGCATCAACATGAGCGCGAAGGGCGTTGGTGGTGGGAAGCAGGCACGAAAAAAGAATGCGGTTTACACGCCAGCAATTTGGCAACACCGACAAAATCAACTTGA
- a CDS encoding thiamine diphosphokinase → MKPHILVVANGRIQTPAWYQPLIQQVDKIIAADGGANNCRLLGIEPDYVIGDLDSITPTTRAQLTAKTQVIEDPDQNKTDLELAFSLAQTFDPVKLSIIGAIGTRLDHTLSNIISLDQVHVPCVLLDEYNDIYLVQDSLQVTGQPNDIISILPITAVQGLTYTGLKWGVDNLDVQTGWLGTSNRLLETVATISLRQGKVVVIKAREVISPFG, encoded by the coding sequence ATGAAACCGCATATTCTTGTCGTTGCTAACGGGCGAATTCAAACGCCAGCGTGGTATCAGCCATTAATTCAGCAGGTTGACAAAATCATCGCGGCGGATGGCGGAGCGAATAATTGTCGTTTACTGGGTATAGAGCCTGACTATGTGATTGGTGATTTAGACTCTATAACCCCCACAACCCGCGCCCAGTTGACCGCAAAAACACAAGTCATTGAAGACCCTGACCAAAATAAAACCGATTTAGAACTCGCTTTTAGCCTTGCGCAAACCTTTGACCCCGTTAAATTGAGCATTATCGGCGCAATCGGCACTCGGTTAGACCACACTTTGAGCAATATTATTTCACTGGATCAAGTGCATGTCCCTTGTGTGTTATTAGATGAATATAACGATATTTATCTGGTTCAAGATAGCTTACAAGTTACGGGACAACCCAATGATATTATTTCTATTTTACCCATCACCGCCGTGCAAGGCTTAACTTATACGGGGCTAAAATGGGGCGTGGACAATTTAGACGTGCAAACAGGTTGGCTAGGCACATCTAACCGTTTACTGGAGACAGTTGCAACGATTAGCTTACGACAAGGAAAAGTTGTGGTTATCAAAGCGCGGGAAGTAATAAGCCCGTTTGGATAA
- a CDS encoding carboxymuconolactone decarboxylase family protein, which translates to MPLIRTISPETATGEIAELYKHIIALRGRVPNSSQIWSISPELYKQQLNFIDYYMTHKTLSAPLLACVRLLVSSNTNCQYCIDFNTALLVNLMGWQMDDVAHLKQTQQSPKLSEKENKMLTFVLKSVKNCKKADVADLNALRALGWDDADILDAVQHGARMSAIDVILNTFDVELDTVL; encoded by the coding sequence ATGCCCTTAATTAGAACCATCAGCCCAGAAACTGCAACGGGTGAAATCGCCGAATTATACAAACACATCATTGCATTACGGGGCAGAGTGCCAAACTCCTCACAGATTTGGAGTATTAGCCCAGAACTTTATAAACAACAACTCAATTTTATTGACTACTACATGACCCACAAAACGCTATCCGCGCCTTTATTGGCGTGCGTGCGTTTGTTAGTGTCTAGCAACACCAATTGTCAATATTGCATTGATTTTAATACTGCTTTACTGGTCAACTTGATGGGCTGGCAAATGGATGATGTGGCACATCTCAAGCAGACGCAACAAAGCCCAAAATTAAGCGAGAAAGAAAACAAAATGCTGACTTTTGTTTTAAAATCGGTGAAAAACTGCAAAAAAGCGGATGTTGCTGATTTAAATGCATTACGGGCATTAGGTTGGGATGACGCGGATATTTTAGACGCAGTACAACACGGTGCAAGAATGTCCGCGATTGACGTGATTTTGAATACGTTTGATGTAGAGCTGGATACGGTGTTGTAA